A genomic window from Candidatus Thiocaldithrix dubininis includes:
- a CDS encoding AMP-binding protein — MQMLTRIYGFGVFVAALVLVPIIQWSINQWLPATPPIVSAGLALLAVVLPFGLFHLLYYRKHVNQKAAWQAIYSHPDLVLTIAGKGVLWGLLLSLLMLYPSLSETLTGIQQPLAIFLMLCFVLLGLAIGMSVAQRMSSYHIETGLIPIGAIGVMSGILLLSWVSSAPLQIILLIGLGIAAGLFVVPLHALMRYHTTPEQIEHALPIDRLIQSSIMLLFISLLVLLAASGLGQTALITLLKVAAIAGAIYTIWHLPQSLLRFVVSRLFRARYRLHVIGFENLPARGGVLLLGNHISFIDWALVQMASPRQLHFVIEKGYYERWYTKRVLDWFGVIPISSGASADSLEKVTEYLNKGEVVCLFPEGSISRTGQMSDFKRGYERAVRDTSAVIVPFYLHGLWGSRFSRSSGFLRENRQSGFKRNIVVSFGKALPPTTTAPDLKQKVFDLSVASWEAYSFMLDPIPVSWLKSAKRMSFRMTAADVIGEPMSHHRFMTAVLRFGVLIKRLSPEQNIGLLLPTSAGGAIANMAVLSLGKTIVNLNYTASSEALQSAAQQANLKRIYTSKRFLAKLKERSINIQEIYPDIPLTYLEDLKETIPKYQLLLTLVMSMLLPAWLLQWLYFGSININSTAAILFSSGSEGAPKGVELSHRNLASNARQVADALNTLDNDVIMCTLPTFHAFGLLASTLMPLSEGIPIVCHPDPTDAVNIGKGVARYEATLLFGTSTFLRLYAKNSRVHPMMFQSLRYIVAGAEKLAPEVRRLFLDRFGKKLLEGYGATETSPVASVNIPDQLDTRYWRVQVANREGTVGLPLPGTSFRIVDPDSLATLPVGTDGLILISGPQVMQGYLHNPDKTAETIVELDGQRWYKTGDKGHLDEDGFLSIVDRYSRFAKLGGEMVSLAAVETQIRQILNEPELELVAVNIPDDKKGEKVVLLVAGTYDEAQVKKQLLEGGMNPLMIPATIRSMSTIPKLGSGKTDYGNARKVALSL, encoded by the coding sequence ATGCAAATGTTAACCCGCATTTACGGTTTTGGGGTATTTGTCGCCGCGTTAGTGCTCGTACCCATCATACAATGGTCAATCAATCAGTGGTTACCAGCCACGCCCCCGATAGTCTCAGCAGGGTTGGCATTATTAGCGGTCGTATTACCTTTTGGCTTATTTCACCTGTTGTATTACCGCAAACACGTTAATCAAAAAGCCGCATGGCAGGCGATTTATTCCCACCCTGATTTAGTCCTGACCATTGCAGGTAAAGGCGTATTATGGGGCTTATTGCTGAGTCTTTTAATGCTGTATCCCAGCCTTAGCGAAACATTAACGGGCATTCAACAACCGTTAGCCATTTTTCTCATGCTCTGTTTTGTGTTACTCGGCTTAGCCATTGGTATGAGCGTTGCTCAGCGGATGTCTAGCTATCATATTGAAACTGGGCTCATTCCTATTGGCGCGATTGGGGTTATGTCGGGAATTTTATTGCTTAGTTGGGTTTCCTCTGCCCCTTTACAAATCATCTTATTAATTGGTCTAGGAATTGCGGCGGGTTTATTCGTTGTACCCTTACACGCGTTAATGCGTTACCACACCACGCCTGAGCAAATCGAACATGCGTTACCGATTGATAGGCTGATTCAATCCAGCATTATGCTGTTATTTATCAGCTTGTTAGTGCTATTAGCCGCGTCGGGTCTAGGGCAAACCGCTTTAATTACCTTGCTAAAAGTCGCAGCGATTGCCGGGGCAATTTATACCATCTGGCATTTACCACAATCCTTATTACGCTTTGTGGTTAGCCGTCTCTTTCGTGCCCGTTATCGCTTGCATGTTATAGGCTTTGAAAACTTACCTGCACGCGGCGGTGTATTATTACTCGGTAATCATATTAGTTTTATTGACTGGGCATTGGTGCAAATGGCTTCCCCTCGCCAATTGCATTTTGTAATCGAGAAAGGTTATTACGAACGCTGGTATACCAAACGCGTATTAGATTGGTTTGGCGTGATTCCGATTAGCAGTGGCGCAAGCGCAGATTCCCTAGAAAAAGTTACCGAGTATTTAAACAAAGGCGAGGTCGTTTGCTTATTTCCCGAAGGTTCAATTAGCCGCACGGGGCAAATGTCTGATTTCAAAAGAGGTTATGAACGCGCAGTGCGGGATACCTCTGCCGTTATCGTGCCGTTTTATTTGCACGGTTTATGGGGCAGCCGCTTCTCACGTTCCAGTGGTTTCTTAAGGGAAAATCGTCAATCGGGCTTTAAACGTAATATTGTGGTGTCGTTTGGTAAAGCTTTGCCGCCGACCACTACCGCCCCCGACTTAAAGCAAAAAGTGTTTGATCTCTCCGTCGCGTCGTGGGAAGCCTATTCTTTTATGCTCGATCCCATTCCGGTCAGTTGGTTGAAATCGGCAAAACGCATGAGTTTCCGTATGACCGCCGCCGATGTCATTGGCGAACCAATGAGTCATCACCGTTTCATGACCGCCGTCTTACGGTTTGGTGTGCTGATTAAACGCCTTAGCCCAGAACAGAATATTGGTTTGTTACTGCCCACTAGTGCAGGCGGCGCAATCGCCAATATGGCAGTGCTAAGTTTAGGTAAAACCATTGTTAACTTAAATTACACTGCCAGTAGCGAAGCCCTACAAAGTGCGGCGCAACAAGCCAATTTAAAGCGAATTTATACCTCGAAGCGTTTTTTAGCCAAGCTAAAAGAGCGCAGTATCAACATTCAGGAAATTTACCCTGATATTCCACTCACTTACTTAGAAGATTTAAAAGAAACCATTCCTAAATATCAATTATTGCTTACGCTCGTTATGTCAATGCTATTGCCTGCTTGGTTATTGCAATGGCTGTATTTCGGCAGCATTAATATCAATTCAACGGCTGCTATTTTATTTTCCAGTGGCAGCGAGGGCGCACCCAAGGGCGTCGAACTCTCACATCGCAACTTAGCCTCCAATGCTAGACAAGTCGCGGATGCTTTGAATACGTTAGATAACGATGTGATTATGTGTACGCTGCCTACCTTCCACGCCTTTGGCTTACTAGCCTCAACCTTAATGCCTTTATCCGAAGGGATTCCGATTGTGTGCCATCCAGACCCTACCGATGCGGTTAATATTGGCAAAGGGGTAGCACGCTATGAAGCAACCTTATTATTCGGCACAAGTACCTTCCTCCGTTTATACGCCAAGAATTCACGGGTGCATCCGATGATGTTCCAATCCCTGCGTTATATTGTGGCGGGTGCGGAAAAACTCGCCCCCGAAGTCAGACGCTTATTCCTAGACCGTTTTGGTAAAAAGTTATTGGAGGGTTATGGCGCAACCGAAACCTCGCCGGTTGCCAGTGTTAATATTCCAGACCAATTGGATACCCGTTATTGGCGCGTGCAAGTTGCGAATCGTGAAGGCACGGTTGGTTTACCATTACCCGGTACAAGTTTCCGCATTGTTGACCCAGATAGCTTAGCAACCTTACCCGTCGGTACAGATGGTTTAATTTTGATAAGTGGCCCGCAAGTCATGCAAGGTTATTTGCATAATCCAGACAAAACCGCTGAAACCATCGTCGAATTAGACGGACAACGTTGGTATAAAACCGGTGACAAAGGACATTTAGACGAAGATGGCTTCTTAAGTATTGTGGATCGCTACTCACGCTTTGCCAAATTAGGCGGCGAGATGGTGAGTTTGGCGGCAGTTGAAACCCAGATTCGGCAGATTTTAAATGAGCCAGAATTGGAATTAGTAGCGGTCAATATACCGGATGATAAGAAAGGTGAAAAAGTCGTCTTATTGGTTGCTGGCACATATGACGAAGCTCAGGTTAAAAAGCAATTGTTGGAGGGAGGCATGAACCCGCTTATGATTCCCGCTACTATTCGGAGTATGAGCACCATTCCTAAACTAGGGAGTGGTAAAACCGATTACGGTAATGCCCGTAAAGTTGCCTTAAGCTTATAA
- a CDS encoding class I SAM-dependent methyltransferase — translation MSAQPQRLYTEAWSDYALLDAGNGQKLERWGDIITIRPEINAYFKPAWAMQEWLTQAHWRFVETGKNSGEWQALKADVPQQWQIHYQNLSFQLELTQFKHLGLFPEQRSNWDFLQQQLKPDARFLNLFAYTGAASCIARQSGAETLHVDSVKALITWANTNQQLNGLTDIKWVHEDALKFVERELKRQRQYDAILMDPPAWGLGAKGEKWKLEQKLERLIANVQLLLKPQAVLIVNTYSPSVQLTDLKQLARTYFGDKQTEVGELWMKSTTNKDLYYGNVLRVWS, via the coding sequence ATGTCCGCACAACCCCAACGTTTATATACCGAAGCTTGGTCAGATTACGCCTTATTGGATGCAGGCAATGGGCAAAAATTAGAGCGTTGGGGAGACATTATTACGATTCGTCCAGAAATTAATGCCTACTTCAAACCGGCTTGGGCTATGCAAGAATGGTTAACGCAAGCGCATTGGCGTTTTGTTGAAACCGGTAAAAATAGCGGTGAATGGCAAGCATTAAAGGCAGATGTACCCCAGCAATGGCAGATTCATTATCAAAACTTAAGCTTCCAACTGGAACTAACGCAATTTAAACACCTTGGTTTATTTCCTGAACAACGCAGTAATTGGGATTTTTTGCAGCAACAGCTTAAACCAGATGCACGTTTTTTGAATTTGTTTGCATATACCGGTGCAGCCTCTTGTATAGCAAGGCAATCTGGGGCTGAAACTCTGCATGTGGATTCAGTAAAAGCTTTGATTACATGGGCTAATACGAATCAACAACTCAATGGTTTAACCGATATTAAATGGGTACATGAAGATGCGCTTAAATTTGTAGAACGCGAGCTTAAACGCCAGAGGCAATACGATGCGATTTTAATGGATCCACCTGCTTGGGGTTTAGGCGCAAAAGGTGAAAAGTGGAAGTTAGAACAAAAATTAGAACGATTAATAGCAAACGTACAATTATTACTAAAACCACAAGCGGTTTTAATCGTTAACACTTATTCCCCAAGCGTACAATTAACCGATTTAAAGCAGTTGGCGCGCACCTACTTCGGTGATAAACAAACTGAAGTAGGTGAGTTATGGATGAAGTCTACGACTAATAAAGACTTATATTACGGTAATGTTTTAAGAGTATGGTCTTAA